In one window of Chitinophagales bacterium DNA:
- a CDS encoding UMP kinase: MLPRYKRILLKLSGEALLGDQRNGDPFNPKIIEQYAQDIKEVINLGVQVAIVIGGGNIYRGMNEAESGIERAHGDYMGMLATVINGMAMQAMLEKIGVYTRLQSAINMEQVAEPYIRRKAMRHLEKGRVVIFGAGTGNPYFTTDTAGSLRAIEMKADVILKGTRVDGIYTADPEKDPTATRFEKISFQDCISKNLKVMDMTAFTLCMENKLPIIVFDMNKPGNLMSVVQGMNVGTLVC; this comes from the coding sequence ATGTTACCCAGGTACAAACGCATTCTGCTTAAATTATCCGGTGAAGCCCTTTTAGGAGATCAGCGTAACGGCGATCCATTTAATCCAAAGATTATTGAGCAATACGCTCAGGATATCAAAGAAGTCATCAATCTGGGTGTACAGGTGGCGATTGTAATTGGTGGGGGTAATATCTACCGTGGTATGAATGAAGCAGAAAGTGGTATTGAACGTGCACATGGCGATTATATGGGTATGCTGGCTACTGTCATCAATGGTATGGCTATGCAGGCCATGCTGGAAAAGATTGGTGTGTATACCCGTTTACAGAGCGCTATCAATATGGAGCAGGTTGCAGAACCCTATATCCGCCGTAAGGCAATGCGCCATCTGGAAAAAGGTCGTGTTGTGATCTTTGGTGCTGGTACAGGTAACCCTTATTTTACAACAGACACTGCAGGTTCACTGCGTGCGATTGAAATGAAAGCAGATGTGATTCTGAAAGGAACGCGTGTAGATGGAATCTATACGGCAGATCCCGAGAAAGATCCTACTGCAACAAGATTTGAAAAAATCAGCTTTCAGGATTGTATCAGCAAAAACCTGAAAGTGATGGATATGACCGCTTTCACACTTTGTATGGAAAACAAACTGCCTATCATTGTATTTGACATGAATAAGCCCGGTAACCTCATGAGTGTGGTGCAGGGTATGAATGTAGGCACCTTGGTTTGCTGA